The following are encoded together in the Capsulimonas corticalis genome:
- a CDS encoding DUF642 domain-containing protein encodes MTKKMMAAIAVLGLTASLAGSANATNLVKNGGFEATSNGPGQMNHGITSADYWTTDGYNFIFTKDDADSPGVDGQYGHLDLKLWGPANGSANGLTASPTGGNYVGADGAYNVGAITQNITGLKAGHTYAVGFDWAAAQQYGYTGDTTDKWTVSLGGDSHTTSITALPSHDFSGWKHQTFNFTATSGSEVLSFLATGTPNGVPPFALLDGVTLTAVPEPSSLAAMFAGVFGLGVIIRRRSVAKKSAA; translated from the coding sequence ATGACGAAGAAGATGATGGCGGCGATCGCCGTGCTGGGGCTGACGGCGAGCCTGGCGGGCAGCGCGAACGCGACGAATTTGGTCAAGAACGGTGGTTTTGAGGCAACATCAAACGGCCCTGGCCAGATGAACCATGGGATCACCTCAGCCGATTACTGGACGACGGACGGCTACAACTTCATTTTCACCAAGGATGACGCCGACAGCCCCGGCGTAGATGGCCAATACGGACACCTGGATTTGAAGCTCTGGGGACCGGCCAACGGCTCGGCGAACGGACTGACGGCCAGTCCTACCGGCGGGAACTATGTCGGCGCGGACGGAGCCTATAACGTGGGCGCGATCACGCAGAATATCACGGGCCTGAAAGCAGGCCATACATATGCGGTTGGTTTCGACTGGGCGGCCGCGCAGCAGTACGGCTATACCGGCGACACCACGGACAAGTGGACGGTCAGCCTGGGCGGCGACAGCCACACCACGTCCATTACCGCTCTCCCAAGCCATGACTTTTCCGGCTGGAAGCACCAGACGTTCAACTTCACCGCAACGTCCGGCTCTGAGGTCCTCTCGTTCCTGGCGACCGGCACTCCGAACGGCGTTCCCCCATTCGCCCTGCTGGACGGCGTCACGCTGACCGCCGTGCCTGAGCCCTCCTCCCTCGCGGCGATGTTCGCCGGCGTGTTCGGACTTGGCGTTATCATCCGCCGCCGCTCCGTCGCGAAAAAGTCCGCTGCGTAA
- a CDS encoding DsbA family oxidoreductase, translated as MTDKPELKVTIAHDYLCPWCWIGVLQAKRLKEEFPQIRQEWIGYELLPEALGPLPDFTPKPKDPNEPPAPPSRLELLAELDGIPIPKDRTIGVIRTHHPLQGAEYMKHNAPNLFDAYNEAVYRAFWERSEDISDLGVLAAIVEGIGIDPKDFTEKLAARAYSDKIVEFDDDAYARDVTHVPTFMFRGERCAEAPYATIREMALRYLAWYNKG; from the coding sequence ATGACCGATAAGCCAGAACTCAAAGTGACGATTGCGCACGATTATCTTTGCCCGTGGTGCTGGATTGGCGTCCTCCAGGCAAAGCGCCTTAAGGAAGAGTTTCCGCAGATCCGGCAGGAGTGGATCGGGTACGAACTGCTCCCCGAAGCGCTCGGACCGCTGCCGGACTTTACTCCCAAGCCAAAAGATCCCAACGAGCCTCCGGCTCCGCCCTCGCGCCTGGAGCTGCTGGCGGAGCTCGACGGCATTCCGATCCCGAAGGACCGCACGATCGGCGTTATCCGCACACATCATCCATTGCAGGGCGCCGAGTATATGAAACACAACGCGCCAAACTTATTTGACGCCTACAATGAAGCCGTGTACCGAGCGTTCTGGGAGCGCTCGGAAGATATCTCGGATCTTGGCGTTCTTGCCGCGATCGTCGAAGGAATTGGGATCGATCCCAAGGACTTTACGGAAAAGCTCGCCGCCAGGGCTTATTCGGATAAGATCGTCGAGTTTGACGACGACGCCTATGCGCGCGATGTCACCCACGTGCCCACGTTTATGTTCCGAGGCGAGCGCTGCGCCGAGGCGCCGTATGCGACGATTCGCGAGATGGCGCTTCGCTATTTGGCGTGGTACAACAAAGGGTAA